A region from the Linepithema humile isolate Giens D197 chromosome 1, Lhum_UNIL_v1.0, whole genome shotgun sequence genome encodes:
- the LOC136997261 gene encoding neuronal acetylcholine receptor subunit alpha-3-like isoform X2: MRILYVFGFVVLWQNQFAAFTFAKNSDMDLVKRGCKHTENTIQHLKTCLFRNYDNTIHPNYLKGVTNVTLKLMPKVMEFEDTILSLHSWILLTWKDPHLTWTSRNYDGITFIHVKSWEIWMPDVSVSNSGDMSGDQFQLPQMDCLLFNEGSISCVPAAKFMSKCNTDFTYWPYDKHHCRVTLSSWSYKGEEVDLHIDGEGINMGGFWKNTVWNFKFISSAKQIYFDECCPNATYPKINYNFLLTRYYDKQHIAFSIPIIVLILITLTVFVLDVKSVERLTLASVNLICHLLCMFYLHWQLPYNGTNTPNIMLFYQESLALAIFAVILTTLLRKLENMSTEMPNWISSSITLVLNNKAGRFLVLKDEDSKITDEDTATEENSDVAKSQVKMKRLSWKYFAVIIDWLSFFSVVLIYIIILLILVPAT; encoded by the exons ATGAGGATACTATATGTGTTCGGATTTGTCGTCCTTTGGCAGAATCAATTTG CTGCTTTTACTTTCGCCAAAAATTCGGATATGGATCTTGTGAAACGAGGTTGCAAACATACGGAAAATACAATACAGCACCTTAAAACGTGTCTCTTCCGCAATTATGATAACACTATCCATCCAAATTATCTCAAAGGAGTTACAAACGTCACACTAAAATTGATGCCGAAAGTGATGGAATTT GAGGATACTATACTATCATTACATAGCTGGATATTACtt ACTTGGAAAGATCCACATCTTACTTGGACATCAAGAAATTACGATGGGATcacttttattcatgtaaaGAGCTGGGAAATCTGGATGCCCGATGTGAGCGTTTCCAACTC tGGCGATATGTCGGGTGATCAATTTCAGCTACCTCAGATGGACTGCTTACTTTTCAATGAGGGTTCCATTAGTTGCGTGCCGGCTGCGAAATTTATGTCCAAATGTAACACCGATTTTACTTATTGGCCTTATGATAAGCACCACTGTCGGGTTACATTGTCTTCATGGTCGTACAAAGGAGAGGAAGTTGATTTACACATAGATGGAGAAGGA ATTAATATGGGTGGTTTTTGGAAAAATACGGTGtggaatttcaaatttataagcTCGGCGAAACAGATTTACTTTGATGAGTGCTGTCCGAACGCAACTTACCCGAAGATCAATTATAACTTTCTATTGACACGATATTATGACAAACAGCATATAGCTTTCTCCATACCAATTATCG TTTTAATACTGATTACTTTAACGGTGTTCGTGCTGGACGTAAAGTCAGTCGAACGTCTGACGTTGGCAAGCGTCAATTTAATTTGCCATCTGCTCTGTATGTTCTATCTGCATTGGCAATTACCGTACAATGGCACTAATACTCCTAACATCA TGCTATTTTATCAAGAATCTCTAGCGTTGGCTATTTTTGCGGTAATCCTAACGACGTTATTACGCAAACTGGAAAACATGAGTACAGAGATGCCAAATTGGATTTCATCTTCAATAACATTAGTTTTAAACAACAAAGCAGGTCGTTTTTTGGTTCTGAAGGACGAAGACTCCAAGATAACAGACGAAGATACAGCGACTGAAGAAAATTCGGATGTTGCAAAGTCTCAAGTAAAAATGAAGAGATTATCCTGGAAATATTTCGCCGTTATCATCGACTGGTTATCCTTTTTCTCTGTGGTCctcatttatattatcattttgcTTATTCTTGTACCTGCGacttaa
- the LOC136997261 gene encoding neuronal acetylcholine receptor subunit alpha-3-like isoform X1, producing MRILYVFGFVVLWQNQFVSRLLAAFTFAKNSDMDLVKRGCKHTENTIQHLKTCLFRNYDNTIHPNYLKGVTNVTLKLMPKVMEFEDTILSLHSWILLTWKDPHLTWTSRNYDGITFIHVKSWEIWMPDVSVSNSGDMSGDQFQLPQMDCLLFNEGSISCVPAAKFMSKCNTDFTYWPYDKHHCRVTLSSWSYKGEEVDLHIDGEGINMGGFWKNTVWNFKFISSAKQIYFDECCPNATYPKINYNFLLTRYYDKQHIAFSIPIIVLILITLTVFVLDVKSVERLTLASVNLICHLLCMFYLHWQLPYNGTNTPNIMLFYQESLALAIFAVILTTLLRKLENMSTEMPNWISSSITLVLNNKAGRFLVLKDEDSKITDEDTATEENSDVAKSQVKMKRLSWKYFAVIIDWLSFFSVVLIYIIILLILVPAT from the exons ATGAGGATACTATATGTGTTCGGATTTGTCGTCCTTTGGCAGAATCAATTTG TTTCTCGTTTACTAGCTGCTTTTACTTTCGCCAAAAATTCGGATATGGATCTTGTGAAACGAGGTTGCAAACATACGGAAAATACAATACAGCACCTTAAAACGTGTCTCTTCCGCAATTATGATAACACTATCCATCCAAATTATCTCAAAGGAGTTACAAACGTCACACTAAAATTGATGCCGAAAGTGATGGAATTT GAGGATACTATACTATCATTACATAGCTGGATATTACtt ACTTGGAAAGATCCACATCTTACTTGGACATCAAGAAATTACGATGGGATcacttttattcatgtaaaGAGCTGGGAAATCTGGATGCCCGATGTGAGCGTTTCCAACTC tGGCGATATGTCGGGTGATCAATTTCAGCTACCTCAGATGGACTGCTTACTTTTCAATGAGGGTTCCATTAGTTGCGTGCCGGCTGCGAAATTTATGTCCAAATGTAACACCGATTTTACTTATTGGCCTTATGATAAGCACCACTGTCGGGTTACATTGTCTTCATGGTCGTACAAAGGAGAGGAAGTTGATTTACACATAGATGGAGAAGGA ATTAATATGGGTGGTTTTTGGAAAAATACGGTGtggaatttcaaatttataagcTCGGCGAAACAGATTTACTTTGATGAGTGCTGTCCGAACGCAACTTACCCGAAGATCAATTATAACTTTCTATTGACACGATATTATGACAAACAGCATATAGCTTTCTCCATACCAATTATCG TTTTAATACTGATTACTTTAACGGTGTTCGTGCTGGACGTAAAGTCAGTCGAACGTCTGACGTTGGCAAGCGTCAATTTAATTTGCCATCTGCTCTGTATGTTCTATCTGCATTGGCAATTACCGTACAATGGCACTAATACTCCTAACATCA TGCTATTTTATCAAGAATCTCTAGCGTTGGCTATTTTTGCGGTAATCCTAACGACGTTATTACGCAAACTGGAAAACATGAGTACAGAGATGCCAAATTGGATTTCATCTTCAATAACATTAGTTTTAAACAACAAAGCAGGTCGTTTTTTGGTTCTGAAGGACGAAGACTCCAAGATAACAGACGAAGATACAGCGACTGAAGAAAATTCGGATGTTGCAAAGTCTCAAGTAAAAATGAAGAGATTATCCTGGAAATATTTCGCCGTTATCATCGACTGGTTATCCTTTTTCTCTGTGGTCctcatttatattatcattttgcTTATTCTTGTACCTGCGacttaa